In Zingiber officinale cultivar Zhangliang chromosome 9B, Zo_v1.1, whole genome shotgun sequence, the genomic window ctcatcatactttctctctcatcatactttctctctcctcaatctcttccatcgcattctcttcctttttttttctctcattatactttttctctcatcatactttctctctcctcaatctctcttgtcatactccctccttttttcctcaacacactttctctctcatcatactttctctctcttcaatctctcccatcacactcactgttcctttttttcttatcacactttctctctcatcatactttctccatcctcaatctctctcatcacacactctctccacatttttctcattacattttctctctcttcattctctcccatcatactttctcacatcatattttctctctcatcttctctcatcatgctctctcctatcacactcttttttttcattttctctcagcacactttctctctcttcattctttctcatcatactttctctctcatgagactttctctctcatcattctctttcatcatatttttctctcacattcatctttctctcacatctaattttttctcttattttattttaagggtaaaaaaggaaattttgatttattccgatagaaaatatgcaactaaccaaacattacttttaagagtgatatccattctcatacccattcccattccacaatacaatgatttccattccgattcctattcctaggaaagaaccaaacaccccctgaATCTTAATTCGAGCAAATCGAACTACATTTCAAAAATGACTTATATTCTAGTTATTTAGACCTTAATTTgagcatatttaaattaaaattatgcaCAATTAGAGTTCTGTTCGACTTTGACTCGCAAACGACTTGTGaacaatcaaataaaatattatgagTTCGAattcaactaaaaaaaattatcgaacatgttcgagttcagTTTGTATTCAATAGTTtcaaatataaatcaaatatttttcaatccgGTTTGAAAAGTTCACTAACAGCTTGATTCGTTTGCATTCCTAGTcggaccatatatatatatatattttttgataatCTAAGTAACCAACTCTATGAATCGACTATTCTTAGAGGTAATCGGCCCTACAGAATTTTTTCACTAAGCATCAGGGAAAAACCGAAAGCACAAATGGCAAGCGACCTAGCAGTCGATCATCCCAAAATTTTCATCTCAATGGAGTAAAATATCCTATAGTGCACCACAGCTAAGAATAAAACCATGGGTGCTTGTGAGACTATATGGGTGCCCTGTCACTACATCGTAGTCCAAGACGGTCGGACCTCATTAACTCTAGAAATGAAATTGTATTAATTAGAGATCAATATATAGTACCCCTAATGATAAATAATATGCCCTCGCAGCTACAGTGCAATGAAAGGGAGCCAAGTTGTCATCTAGACACCCATGATTCGATCTTTAACTATGGCGCATTTGTagagatttttcctccaaatagggTGTGCTACCATGGGATGCTAGGCTTTTGGGTCGCCGACTATGAGCACTTCTTAATTTACCCTAGTGGCTGATGGAAAACTTTCGTGGGGCCGAGTCGATCATCCCAGGTTCAGTGTTACCTTGTTCATCATTTTTTCTAATGATACATTCTCTATAATTAATTCATAGAGAAATTGATTATAATgtctatttatttaatttatcaacatTAACCATAATATTCATATTAATTTTCAACATTataaaaaaatcaacattttaCTAAACAGCATAAGTAAGTTTCGATATTACCTAGTAAGTTTTAGTATTATCTAGATTACATGCCCAACTTTTATAATAACCAAATCATGTAATATATTCCCAAAATACCCTTACTCTTTCTTTATGGGTCCTTCACTTAATTTCAGATAAACTAGTAAATAGATTTAAAGGACTTGGAATCATTTCAAACAAAAAATCAATGTACTCttgaaaatctttttaatatatttatgtccACAaatctaggggtgtaaatgaaccaagccactcatgagctattcgaagctcgatacgataaaagctcgtttgatctCGTTTAATGAggttcgttaagataaacaaaccaatcTCAAGCTTCGTaatattcgactcgttagctcgtgaacatgttcgttaagcttattaagcaacttttaaataaaaaagaataatagttttgatattgaatttataaattttatattctaCTTATCAAAAATATAGACAaacatattaaatttatttattagaataaaattataaattataatagtAATATTATAagtttctctaaatatataatttagtttttttaatgaatatttaaatttatgatttatatttattaagctcgtttaggctcgataaaagttcgaataagctcgtgagccatgaatatattcattaaataaagctcgagctcggctcgattataaacgagccaaactcaaacattcaagagttcggctcgactcggctcgattacaTCCCTACACAAATCGATAGTATAAATTGAGAGCAATGGATTTTTAATCTTACAAAGGCTTAATAAAATTTATCACAAACTTATTATAAGGTCTAGGACAATGATACTCACTAACCAACACCACCAATGAATTTTTAGAAGTCctcttaacaaaaaaaatatcaaacttttaaatttttgaatggtGTAGGTTTATTAGTCAGTTTTGCCCAAAATTGACTGATGAATTTAGAGAACTCCGaattatttcaaattaaaatcaatGTACTCCCAAGAGTCTTCTCAATATCCATGCCCTTGTATTTAAATTCAATAGCATAAATTGAGAGgaatgaatttttaaacttctaaAAGCTTGATAATTGAAAACCTTCGTAATATATTTATGCCttcatatttgaatttgataacgTAAATTGAGATGAGTGAATTTTTTAATTAGAAGAGTAAAAATTTGGAGATATGCACTCAATTGTATTCACTACTCTCAATTTATGTTATGAAATTTAGATCCGAGAGCAAAAATATATTAAGGAGGTTTTCAAGATAATATTAGTTTTGGTTTAAAGTGATTCAGAATTATTTAGATCCATCAATCAGTTTCCCCTCCACTATCCATCCCGAGCGACCTTCTAAGTGGAAGAAACTTATTTCCCAAGAGAATGATCTTCATGAGATTCGAACTTTACTCGTATGATATAAATCTACCATCCGGTACCAACTTAGCTATGTTTGTGGGACAATTTTATCCTAATAATGAGGAGTGATATTTCGGGAATACGATATGTGATGATTTGAGTATTATTGGAACAAAGGTAAAACTTACATCTTTGTGGACTCCTCCAGGTGGCCCTATACTATCTAAAAAAGAGGTAAATCACATAGATTATAGATAACTATAATTGATCAAGTGATTAACTATCCAACTGGAATTGATCAAGTGATTTGAGAATCATGAGCCGTTAGAATGTTTGATCATGAGCCCAGATCTCCTGATCCATTAaaaaattccttctataatttaCACATGAGATTACGATAAAAATTCGATCAAAATTAACTGTGACATCCATTCACCTTCCTTTGGGTCGGCTTCCGTCGACCCAAACTGGTGGGGAGCTGAACCCACCTGATTACTGACCACACTCCCTCTGCTGCAAGCGTCTCACGATCAAACCCTGCCTCCTCCTACTCCGGGTCTCCGCTAGCCCCTccgccctctcttcttcctcttcctcctcctcctcatcggtTCGTGCCCGCATCGCTCTCCGACGGTGCCGGTCCTCGATCCATCCGTTGCCGACTTCACCACCGTCGTCTCCCTTCAGGCCTTCTTTTGATTCCTCTGCCGCTGCTTCTCCAGCTCCATATTGTGGTTGGAACAAGAGCCGGACGTCCATGGCGACTCGAGATCCGTCGATGATTTGCTGTTTTCGGTTACTCTTTCTTTTGTTATTTTCAGTCCCTTTGATTGCTTCCTCTTCATCCTGGGCGAGCATGCACCACAACAATTGGGCTGTCTTGGTCTGCACCTCTCGCTACTGGTAATTTAAACACGAACTCGATCCCTCTTTTGTTTCCTTCCTTTTACTCGTTTTCTGTTCGCTTCGAGCATTGCACTCGTGATTTTAATGGATATTAAGATCTATGACACTTTTGTTCTCTCTATCTGTGTTAGATAACTTACCTCTGATGCAAATAAGGTCTGACAGCGAATCTGGTTACCCAGGTTTGATAACCCTAGTTGTGATACCTAAGCTCGTCATTGTTGGAAAATAATTCCATTATTTATGTTGCCTCCGGCCCTCCATGACTAAGAGGATGGTAACTTTTACAGGGAAAGATGCAATAGCTAGAGAGGCTTAGTATGCGTAATTACACCAATTTTATTTCCTCTCTTCATGACTAATGCAGTGCTGTATAACTGAATGACTTGAATATAAAGGAATTTGTTATTTGAGTCTACAGCAACTGAATTGATACCTTTACATGGAAAACATTTCAAGTAAATGGAAATGTTGCTGGTAAACTTTTGAACTTGAATATCAAATATTTGCTAAATTGCTTTTCAAAGGATGAACTTTGTTGTCCTGGTTGCTATTGTTATATTATCTTTcaccatctttattttttaacatgaagACAGAATCTGTAAGAGACATGAGAATATTAGAAGTCTGCATAATTCATCTTTGGGTGGAAATATTAGTATTGTTTAATCTTTTTAATGGGAATATGAAGAATTAATCTGCATCATCACAGGTTTCAAATTTTCTTTCTGCAACAAACTTCCTAGATATCATATTGAGATTAATTCTTGTAATTCTAAATTGGAGGTAGAAAGGTACTTTTTCTTCGCAAGTGGGAGCAACTGATTGTATGAACAAATATTTGTCAGGCATGTAATAACTGTCTCTCACATTTGATGATGTTGATAATGTACCCTCTAATTTGCTCACTGATCAACATTCTCTGAATTGCTTGAACCACTTAAAATGCTGCcatttttctgtttttttttactGTTTCTGTTAATTTGACATGTTGCTATTGTGTTACTAGGTTTAACTATCGACATATGGCGAATACTTTATCTCTATACAGGTTAGTTGGAAGCGTACCATGCCATAGGTTAGAGTGATATGTTGCTATGGTGAGTCAACAATTTATTCTCTTACAGGACAGTGAAGCGATTAGGAATTCCAGATGAGCGAATAATACTCATGCTTGCTGATGATATGGCTTGTAACATGAGGAACAACTACCCTGCCCAGGTTTTTAACAATGAAAATCACCAGCTTAATTTGTATGGGGACAATGTTGAAGTAAGTCTCTAATTCATCTTCAGCCCTTTTCTTGGATCTTATCTTGCCATCAACAGGATCTATGCAAATTATTGTGCAATTATTGCATTTTTATGCTTGACTAGCTGATATAGAAATATTTTGCCTGTTCAGATGACGTCGATTATCCATTCCATATTCTCTACTTGTTTCTTgatcttataaattttttataatgacTTCAAAGTTATTGTTGGCAATCAGTCTGCCTAGGTAGGTTTTGTTTTATCCTTCTTTTTGTATCTTCTCCAAATGGCTGTTCTTACCTCTGGTACTATTGCTAAAAAGGGCAGTCTTTGTGTAGGCTCTTGCTAATGTGAAATGTTAGGTTGGTTAATCtacataattttttattcaatgcAGAGAGATTGCATTTTGCAACAATCCTTTGTGTTGTTGCATTTGAAACATTACTTGTTTACCAAGGGTCACTCTCTCCAATACTGGATGCAGGAATTTATttcaatgttaatttttttttctgtgaAACTTGGATCCACAGTATAAGAAGATTTGAAAAGGCTAATTTGGATCCTATAGAATTTCAATGttcaaatgatacttttgttctTCCTAGAAATCTTTGGAAACTAAAGTTAGTTCAAGTTTTTAAAGCAGATACACATACATAAaggcaaggtttaaaatttcaatcCGTGTTGAGGTTTCGGTCTCAGATCAGAATGATACGgcttcggtatcgtatcgtgctgtgtcgatatagtttcggtatttttttatgtatatataataattataagataaatatgtttatggtgcatataaaaataagttgtatattgattttgtataagttctcaattattgaacaattaacattgttagaaaaaataattaaaaatagttttatttaaataaaattgatatatcaataGCTTGAATTAAAATGGATCTATCTATAATAATAAGTATATGAATTAATAtaagatattactttatatataataataattatataaattaactatttattcatttaattaattattaattaaataatatatattttaaatagtaaaaaatatcaagtaaaaaaatataaaataataaaaaaatcagaatataaatattatttattagttttttaataaatatttttagaatttttaaagattttttatttttaaattttaaatgaaatttaaaataatacaaaatataaaaaaaatattataaatttttaaatgaaatttaaaacattttaaaaaataaaatattattaataaaatttattttaattttaaatatatttttatatattttattaggataatttaattagggtttataaaagcctGTTTGAAATATCACACAttcttagaaattatttaaattaattaaataaaataattatttatcggaaaaaaggaaaaaaaaaatgcgaTCGCATGGATTGCTCACCCGCGATCGTGCTTCCGGCGTCGGCAGAAGGGTCACCAGACGCGTTTGGCGGCGTCGGCAAGGTCGTCCAGCAATGCCTTCGGTGAAGCAGAAGACTTCGTGCAACGCCTTCGGTGCCAAAGGCATTGCGGGACTCTTCCGGCATCGCCGGAGGCGTCCCGCTACTCCTTCGGCACCGCCGGAGACGTTCCGCATCTCCTCCAACGCTGCTGGAGGCGTTCCGCGTCTCCTCCAGCGCTGCAGGAGGCGCCTGAGACTCCTCGAGGCGGGGACACCTCCTGTGCCGGTTTCGGCCACCcggcggaacggtaaaaaccgtccGTGTCGTGCGGCACGGGACGACATTTGATTCCTTGCATAAAGGGACTTTCTTTGGGGGGGaaaattttctttccttttggACAGAAGCTAATGACTAAAAGATACATGAAGCAACTATAGAATTGTGGATAGGCTTAATGAAATGACTGAGTATGTTGCCATTGTTTGGCTTACAAAATTAAGCCTTAGCGTGTAATTATCTTCTCTACACAAGATTGGATTCTTTTATAATACAAATGAGAAAACAAATTCTAAGGCTTCTTTTTCCATATCAACGGAGATCTAGATTAAGGACAACAGTTCTATTTTGACTTATCTGGACTTATGAGTCTTTCCATCCTTTTtcttagggctgtaaacaagccaagccaagccaagatttggggtgttcaaacttgtttgataaggtaattgagccgagccgagcttaaaatgaactaagcttttgaaatgagtgttcaagcttggcttagtttattttttatgagcttgagcttgtttgaagcttgacttgagcttggttcgtttagatgttatcgagctctcaattcaagcttggcttgagcttggttcgaacttggtttgtttagatgttattgagctctcaattcaagcttgtttgattatttgaaacttttagttgtttgattggttattgagtttgataatttaaatttatttattttattttattatttatttaacatattgaaaagagttttattaatgaatatagttcgtgaacattattcatgaacgttgttcacgaacgttaacgagctgaacacatgtgttcaagcttgtttgtttagcttaacgagctgttcaagtttgtttatttaattaatcttgtgtatattgaacgaacataaacaaactcttaccaagccgaactccaagcttgttcacgaatgcttggttcatttacaaccctactttTTCTAGTGGGATGCACCTAATCCCTTCTAGAAATTACTTTCTTATTGTTTCAATTATGTTTTTTTTGCAATTTGATGTTTCAgagttattttatatttaaacttTTATGATTCTATTTGAAACTAAAATGACTTACTTTTCAGAAGGCAAAATTTCTGGCTTAGTGATCTAAAGATAATTGATAATACTAGTGATTGCTTTTGGAAGTAGTTGTAACTTAGACTTGATTCTTACATCAGGATGAATAGAATATCTTCAGACAAGTGAGTTGGtgatatgaataaataaaatttgaattGGTAAATTTAATGTTACATTTTGGTCTAATATAACTAAAGAGTACAAACATTTCCTTTTAAATCTTAGGTTGATTATCGAGGTTATGAAGTCACGGTTGAAAATTTCATGAGAGTTTTAACTGGAAGGCATGACCCTGCTGTACCAAGATCGAAACGTCTTTTAAGTGATGAAGGTAGCCACATTCTCTTATATATGACAGGCCATGGAGGGGATGAATTTTTGAAGTTTCAAGACTCTGAAGAACTTCAGAGCCATGATTTAGCAGATGCAGTGAAGCAGATGAAAGAGAAAAACAGGTGAGGAATCATAGGTATTCTATTATCTATTTATGCTAGCATCAGGTTCTTCTGATTCTAGTTCCAACTTTCATGTATTTTTAATATTCAAGAAAATTTTATATCTTGCAGTCAACTAGCTTGTTTTCTCTCATAGGTTACACTTATCCTATTGTTGATATTCATTTATTGGTTCCAGCAATAACTCATCATAGTCTCTGCTCATCTTACCAGATTCAAGGAGCTGCTCATAATGGTTGACACCTGCCAAGCTGCAACTCTTTTCAATCAGGTCCTCTCGTCACTGATGTAACTTTTACTGCACTAAAAAATTCAACAAtttatgcattatttttaatttaattttgtttttatttttatgctttTATCATTTGGATGCTTtagttcaaaattgttttaaacacaaaatcatTTCTTGGATATCAGAGTCAACATAAAGGATTCTTTAAAGACCAATGGAGTCTTTTGAAACTCACGTGATGCACTTAAGAAGAGATCAAAACTATAGCATTTAGTGCAAAGGTTGAAACACAATTTTCCAGAAGTACCATACTTGATTGTGGGTGTTCTCACTGAACTTTGATAAGAAAATGTAATTCAAAATGTTCTCTTGATTCATGTGATTCTGCAGTATTCAATGCTGGCCTCTGGTTACAATGTTTAACTACCAATTTACAAGAATGTGTGCTCATTGATCTGGCCAAGGCTCTCCTCCTACAACCTATCATTATGGTTGACTTCAATCTACAAGAATGTATGCACCTCTCTAGTCATGTTGTCACTGTTCTCAAATTAAAGCATACCATGCTATCAGCCATGTCACTGCATGTCAATCCTGCGAACAATTTGAATATCCATAGATAAGAcaagcttttgtttttttttagagTTGGCACCAGGTATTGACTAATCTTGGGACGACCGGCCCAGCCCTATGAAGTTTTCCACCGTTCGTCAGGGTAAATCGGGAGGCACTTGTGGTGGTCTATATCCAGACGGCCCGCTTTCTCAGTCATCTTTTGATTTGATGTTGGATGGTAATTCAAAACGTCATTGCAGACATTTTGTCAGGCTAATGATTGTGTAGATCATCCTGATTTTGATGTGTTGTTTGTTCTGGCTTAAGTTAGTAA contains:
- the LOC122022713 gene encoding putative GPI-anchor transamidase yields the protein MATRDPSMICCFRLLFLLLFSVPLIASSSSWASMHHNNWAVLVCTSRYWFNYRHMANTLSLYRTVKRLGIPDERIILMLADDMACNMRNNYPAQVFNNENHQLNLYGDNVEVDYRGYEVTVENFMRVLTGRHDPAVPRSKRLLSDEGSHILLYMTGHGGDEFLKFQDSEELQSHDLADAVKQMKEKNRFKELLIMVDTCQAATLFNQLQSPGVLAIGSSMKGENSYSHHLDSDIGVSVVDRFTYYTLAFFEKLNMYSNASLSSLFNSYNPRTLMSTAYYRMDLYQRPLPEVPVTSFFGSVMKTIHTDAAYMGLSIPPKTEAQFLPGDGENQQLRIENEPDLEKDGNKQTKELHCIYHEWLNLLQERFENTDAELLFRYGFGTMVFLLTISTWLLS